ATAAAAAATGGTGGATGCGAGGACATTTACTCTGTGTGTCATGGCTCGGCCATGCATGCGTGGTCATCGTGTAACTCACTccttttcatataaaatatatcattatgtCCACAGCCGGAATGTGTTCTTCAGAGGAGCTAAACATCATATTGCTGATTGTAACTTAGGACGATTCAGTACGGAGAATTATGTGACATTCATGTATGATCCTATAAATTAGTTaatcacatcatgacaaatctaaaATTTCGGGATTACAACTATTATTCTATTAGCCTAAATAGGTGTACTAATTCCGAACAGGACCATAATTCGACGTTGTCAAGCAAGTTACGACAGTGGGTGTAATTGAGCGATTTCCTGGGACATAAAATGCTGGCCATCACTTAAATACAGTAGCTGGGATGTTGTATATGGTGTCATCATGTTGAAATTTATCGCACAAAGTCAACGGACAAGAGTGAACAAAAATAATGACACCATCTCTAGTCATTGAGCTATTAAAAGAATTCTACGATAATAAACCAGCGATGTTTAGTATCCGTatttttgattttcattgtACTGACCCTGAACCAAATGCACCTATTTTCAGCCAAGTAAACATAGTGGAGTTAAAACTATCGAGTTTCACCATAGCCAAATAGACTTATGAAATAATGACGTCTTAACTGGGCTGACAAAGGGTTTTACTCTTTTTGAAATTAATTCGACCGGAAATTAGGCTCTACCGAATGTTCATGGAGACTGAACGTCTAACCAGTGTACTGGAGAAAGTTTAGGGGGAAAAGACTGGAGTGTATTACTGATCAAGTTCATTACCAAACCCCATTGAAGTCATCGCCCACATGGAACAGTACACAGAAAACCCTGTATAAAAACTTGTACAAACATTTTTATGGTTAGAATCTGTAGGTTCTGAGACTCTCTGTCAGAACTAATCGTACTGGTACTTTCTAAAATTTGATCATTCCTCCCAtcgataaataaatttttatcctTTGGATTTGAAAACAATGAAACGAGGAAGAAGTCTTTTCTATTTTTCGAATTCAGGACCCGAGGAATAAGCAGCTCTTTTCCACCCTAGCAAAGTTTCAAGTTTGAATCGTCACAGTGACAACTTTATTGTCGTAGATTAGGGAGGGGTTTCCAAACGTGTGTGAGTTGTTAAAGTGACAGCAGTTGGTGGGCTTGTTGACTAAAGTCGCTGTTGGATGGTCTTTACCACCATTATCGGAAACAGTTCTAAATCTTTATTATGAAGTTGGATCAGACAAGTGATGAGTCGTCTAATACGTTACTGTCGAAGGTTTGTCGCCCGATCACTGTGGTTAGTTAACATTGAAGTATATTATCCATAATATCGTTTGTCAGATACACCAAACCATAATTGATAAGCTCTATCCGTATAGGATAACTAGATGGCTGTTTGCATTGTTGTTATTTGCCATTTATGTGCTCCGGATAGCATCTATCCAGGTGCGTCGATTTATATTACATAATGTTTGTATTCAGGGTTTCCATATAGTTAGCTATACTCTAGCAATATACTTATTGAGTTTATTCATATCATTTATTTCCCCAAAAGTAGATCCTGCTGCTGCAGATTATTCAGGTAGGTGTGTGCTATTCAAATAACTAAATGGCTACAAGATGAAATCCCTACACTCCCACGAACTGTAGGTGAAGAGTTCAGACCTTTTATACCAAGATTACTTGAGTCGAAATTCTGGTAAGCCTCTGATTCCTATTTTTTGTGGCAGGTTATATGTATTCCGAACGTTAAACATATTTGTGTTACTTCTTAATTTATCCGAACCCACCATACGTATTAATGATCCGTAAAACAGTTCGGAGACGTTATATACATGACTAGTACCACAATTGACCATGATTTagcaatattttcatagtttgttTCCCCCAAAAAATAATTCCAATATCCAGTAGTAGATATCTTCGCACCATACTACTCTATTTTCCCcattgattatgattatttcagTATCATTGTGGAAAGATTGGAAAGTTGGTGTTAGTCTTGCCATTAAGGATATCAGCTGATCTAATTTTTTTGATCCACCAGCCAGAAAAACTTTAACCtaagtatcagaaggggttttgtggagattttagtaatttttatagttgaattgacgaatcagttgaagctagaccaccatggaaaacctggaagcactggacggccgttttgttctattatgggactcctcagcagtgcgcattcacgatcccgcctcgcgagatttcaacccaggacctacgcgagcgcttaacctccagaccactgagccggaatccaacggtgttaatgtctaacttcagccaatccacgaagtcGCATAACcgtccaccaatgtcttcagtgagttactatctcacaacagacccggttgaactacatagaaataaaattaacacagAGCAATATTTTTTGGTTTTGTTTTTAGCGACATTAATTTTTGATCtacatacattttattttaacacataaacattggtacaggggggcaccaggtatatatgcgccacacatacAAGTGCAGATTATAATGCGTGATTGTCTGAATACTTTCTGCAAACCTCTTAAGAAATAACAGTTAGATTGCGTGGTTAGTTATGTAGTGTTTAACTGTGGTAAACTGCACTTCTCACTGTGCCaacatttatattgaaataataaaggGGACTGTGTTTATGAAAATTGTCGACCATATCAGGGCATGTTGATTACGTGAGCCCTCTTGGATATGCACACAGTAATTGTCTCATTTCAGATAAGTGGAACACTGACAAATCTATGAAGCGTACGAAAGCTTAGTACTTATTAGCCTGAACATTGTAATTATATACTGACTAATCTTTATGGTCAAGCATCTAAATCAAGAAATGGTTGGTCATTCCTAAGGTCTTGTCACCGGTTTTGTGCCATCAAACATCATTTGTAGCGAACAAAATCATTAAAAGTTAACAGTTACTCAGTTTTGAAATCCAGT
Above is a genomic segment from Schistosoma mansoni strain Puerto Rico chromosome 2, complete genome containing:
- a CDS encoding putative rer1 protein, which produces MKLDQTSDESSNTLLSKVCRPITVIHQTIIDKLYPYRITRWLFALLLFAIYVLRIASIQGFHIVSYTLAIYLLSLFISFISPKVDPAAADYSDEIPTLPRTVGEEFRPFIPRLLESKFWLSTVRAVSISIFCTYLPFLDIPVFWPILVMYFIMLFAIMMKKQIKHMIKYRYVPFTYGKPRPMGSNNKEQPSPVINS